The following proteins are encoded in a genomic region of Longimicrobiaceae bacterium:
- the pheA gene encoding prephenate dehydratase gives MPTIAFQGELGAFSEEAVYRFFGPDATPVPRRSFPEVGEAVAAGSVDFGLLPIENSLAGSVVGSYDVLSRGDLEVVGEVVIPIHHCLLARPGATIDGITQILSHPVALAQCQRFLQEHPDKEAVAFYDTAGAAREVASGSDLHRAAIAGRGAARRYGLQILAEEIEDRHDNQTRFLAVARPGERPESIEASGAMKSALLVETKNTPGALVRLLVPFAERGINLSKIESRPGTEPWSYRFFIEVEADAESEAARAALSEARQHAARLQILGSFPRGGL, from the coding sequence ATGCCCACCATCGCCTTTCAGGGCGAGCTCGGCGCCTTCAGCGAGGAGGCGGTCTACCGGTTCTTCGGCCCGGATGCCACCCCCGTCCCGCGACGCAGCTTTCCCGAGGTGGGAGAGGCGGTGGCTGCCGGCAGTGTTGATTTCGGACTCCTGCCGATCGAGAACTCGCTGGCCGGCAGCGTAGTCGGTAGCTACGACGTGCTGAGCCGGGGTGACCTGGAGGTGGTGGGCGAGGTGGTGATCCCGATCCATCACTGCCTGCTCGCGCGACCCGGGGCCACCATCGACGGCATCACTCAGATCCTCTCGCACCCGGTCGCGCTGGCCCAGTGCCAGCGCTTCCTGCAGGAGCATCCGGACAAGGAGGCGGTCGCCTTCTACGACACCGCGGGGGCCGCCCGGGAGGTAGCCAGCGGTTCGGACCTCCACCGCGCCGCCATCGCCGGGCGTGGCGCCGCCCGGCGATACGGCCTGCAGATTCTGGCGGAGGAGATAGAGGATCGGCACGACAATCAGACCCGGTTCCTGGCCGTGGCCAGGCCCGGCGAGCGCCCCGAATCGATCGAAGCGAGCGGGGCGATGAAGAGCGCGCTCCTGGTGGAGACCAAGAATACCCCGGGGGCACTGGTCCGCCTCCTGGTGCCCTTTGCGGAGCGCGGGATCAACCTCTCGAAGATCGAGTCACGACCCGGAACCGAGCCGTGGAGCTATCGTTTCTTCATCGAGGTGGAGGCGGACGCCGAATCGGAGGCGGCGCGTGCGGCACTGAGCGAGGCGCGCCAGCACGCGGCGCGACTGCAGATCCTGGGAAGCTTTCCCAGGGGCGGGTTGTAG